A genome region from Campylobacter concisus includes the following:
- a CDS encoding tetratricopeptide repeat protein, with product MKKILVLVAAVFALNAMANENLDKANELYAKKNFNEAYLYFNKACGEGEKKACTMNAIMLFNGDGVAKDRVQAEKIFTKMCDENEGMACEKLGEMIAYGLVKDKDANEAKNEEKAKALFKKACDNGYQPACDFVAK from the coding sequence ATGAAGAAAATTTTAGTTTTAGTGGCAGCGGTTTTTGCGTTAAATGCTATGGCAAATGAAAATTTAGACAAAGCAAATGAGCTTTATGCAAAGAAAAATTTCAATGAAGCTTATCTTTATTTTAATAAGGCTTGTGGAGAGGGCGAGAAAAAAGCTTGCACGATGAATGCGATCATGCTATTTAACGGCGACGGCGTAGCAAAAGATAGAGTTCAGGCTGAGAAAATTTTTACAAAAATGTGTGACGAAAATGAGGGCATGGCGTGCGAAAAACTAGGTGAAATGATCGCTTATGGCCTTGTAAAAGATAAAGACGCAAACGAAGCAAAGAACGAAGAAAAAGCGAAGGCTTTATTTAAAAAAGCTTGTGATAACGGCTACCAACCAGCTTGCGACTTCGTAGCAAAATAA
- a CDS encoding DHH family phosphoesterase: MKIYHLSHTDLDGYGAQYITNFYFKDVKFLNSNYGREIDDKFAQILAEIDASNDDKNIILITDLNLTLAQCESFTEMIEGKNIKLFLLDHHQSGAECASAYPWYFLDSSRCATKITYDFFAGIFGKNKELEIFSDVVNAVDIWLKDDKNFEMGKVCLGLVANAKEINKVMFEVENNLYMDHVLKEASNFFNEKNDYIGLDMQIHAIKKSFFKEDKDDTLSNLISNYVVKKLSENKEKFSISYKDHKGILTYNIGNVSVIGNDFLVANPEFDFFIDVTNKKTLSFRANGKLDVSAMAKHLVGGGGHVNASGGLFANFKDGFSYEPIKAQIVDLITKKIQEEI; this comes from the coding sequence ATGAAAATTTATCACCTCTCACACACCGATCTTGACGGATACGGCGCGCAATACATAACAAATTTTTACTTCAAAGATGTGAAATTTTTAAACTCAAATTACGGCAGAGAGATAGATGATAAATTTGCTCAAATTTTAGCTGAGATAGATGCCTCAAACGATGATAAAAACATCATTTTGATTACTGATCTAAATTTAACTCTAGCCCAGTGCGAGAGCTTTACTGAGATGATAGAGGGTAAAAATATAAAGCTATTTTTGCTTGATCATCACCAAAGCGGTGCAGAGTGTGCTAGTGCCTATCCGTGGTATTTTTTGGATAGCTCAAGGTGTGCTACAAAGATCACTTACGACTTTTTTGCAGGAATTTTTGGCAAAAATAAAGAGCTTGAAATTTTTAGTGACGTCGTAAATGCTGTAGATATCTGGCTAAAAGATGATAAAAATTTTGAGATGGGCAAGGTCTGTTTGGGACTTGTTGCAAACGCTAAAGAGATAAACAAGGTGATGTTTGAAGTTGAAAACAACCTGTATATGGATCACGTCCTAAAAGAAGCGAGTAATTTTTTTAACGAAAAAAACGATTACATTGGGCTTGATATGCAGATACACGCCATCAAAAAGTCATTTTTCAAAGAGGATAAAGACGACACGCTAAGCAATCTAATCTCAAACTATGTCGTAAAAAAGCTTAGTGAAAATAAAGAGAAATTTAGCATAAGCTATAAAGATCATAAAGGAATTTTAACCTACAATATCGGCAACGTTTCGGTTATTGGCAACGATTTTTTAGTAGCAAATCCTGAATTTGACTTCTTTATCGACGTGACAAATAAAAAAACACTAAGCTTTCGCGCAAATGGCAAGCTTGACGTTAGCGCCATGGCAAAGCACCTAGTTGGCGGCGGCGGACACGTGAACGCAAGCGGCGGATTATTTGCAAATTTCAAAGATGGCTTTAGCTACGAGCCAATCAAAGCACAGATAGTAGATCTAATAACCAAAAAAATACAGGAGGAAATATGA
- the flhA gene encoding flagellar biosynthesis protein FlhA has translation MAKQKNNILTLVAPFLAPIVKFKSLSIVGIIVAILAIIIVPLPSAVLDFFLALSISISVLIILISIYVPKPTDLSTFPTLILIVTLFRLSLNIATTRMILSEGHNGPEAVSEIISSFGNFVVGGNFVIGTIVFCILVLINFMVVTKGSTRVSEVQARFTLDAMPGKQMAIDADLNAGLIDEKTARERRQAIIGEANFYGAMDGSSKFIKGDAVAGIIITIINIIGGFAIGSFQHGLDMATSAQYYTILTIGDGLVSQIPGLITSTATAIIITRASKDDEDFAEGTLNQLLGDYKTLLIVGFILFMFALVPGLPTLSLGFIALLFLGLGYIIKQTKDGGLNLNLAPKDKAASKKAGAGVPGATGAGATSGTAVKVPKKSDEEIAREEETKINDILKLEILELDLGYGLLKLADVDLIERIRAMRRNIASSLGFLMPKIRIRDNLQLPPNEYRFKLKGIIIGQGEIYADKFLAMDSGLVSEDIEGIPTKEPAFGLDALWIDASVKEDAILSGYTIVDPASVISTHMSELIKQNAAELLTRQETQNLLDKLKIDYPVVVEDTLRIAPINLIQKVLKTLLKDNIPIKDLLSILEAISDIAEVSKNLDMIIEHVRAALSRVITSLYVDEKGQLNFYILDSAVQQKLMDAVQYKDGAYHLMINVAQTSSIVQALRREKEKRPMSQHGEIVLCVEPSLRKFIANICANFAIDIVVLSFAEISANTPFETVGVIEIENI, from the coding sequence TTGGCAAAGCAAAAAAATAACATATTAACTCTTGTAGCGCCGTTTCTTGCGCCAATTGTTAAGTTTAAAAGTCTTAGCATCGTTGGTATCATTGTTGCCATCCTTGCTATCATTATCGTACCGCTTCCAAGCGCGGTGCTTGACTTTTTCTTGGCACTTTCTATTTCTATTTCTGTGCTTATAATCTTAATTTCGATTTATGTGCCAAAACCAACCGATCTTAGTACATTTCCGACACTGATCCTTATTGTTACGCTTTTTCGCCTCTCGCTAAACATCGCAACTACGCGTATGATCTTAAGCGAAGGTCACAATGGCCCAGAAGCGGTCAGCGAGATCATCTCAAGCTTTGGAAATTTTGTCGTTGGTGGCAACTTTGTCATCGGAACCATCGTCTTTTGTATCTTGGTTCTCATAAATTTTATGGTCGTAACAAAGGGTTCAACCCGTGTGAGCGAGGTGCAAGCACGTTTTACACTTGATGCGATGCCAGGTAAGCAAATGGCGATAGATGCGGATTTAAACGCAGGTTTGATTGACGAAAAAACAGCGCGTGAAAGACGTCAAGCCATCATCGGCGAGGCAAATTTCTACGGCGCGATGGATGGTTCGTCTAAATTTATAAAAGGTGACGCCGTAGCTGGCATCATCATCACTATCATCAACATCATCGGTGGCTTTGCTATCGGCTCGTTTCAGCACGGCCTTGATATGGCGACATCGGCTCAGTATTATACGATCCTAACTATCGGTGATGGCCTTGTGAGCCAGATCCCAGGACTTATCACATCAACAGCTACTGCCATCATCATCACAAGGGCTAGCAAAGACGATGAGGACTTCGCAGAAGGTACTCTAAATCAACTCTTGGGAGACTATAAAACCTTACTAATAGTGGGCTTCATACTCTTTATGTTTGCCCTGGTTCCTGGACTTCCGACACTATCTCTTGGGTTTATTGCGCTGTTATTTTTGGGGCTTGGCTACATCATAAAGCAGACAAAAGATGGAGGATTAAATTTAAACCTTGCGCCAAAAGACAAAGCTGCTTCTAAAAAGGCCGGAGCAGGTGTGCCTGGCGCCACAGGAGCTGGTGCGACAAGTGGCACTGCTGTCAAAGTTCCAAAGAAGAGTGACGAAGAGATAGCAAGAGAAGAAGAGACAAAGATAAATGACATATTAAAGCTTGAAATTTTAGAGCTTGACCTAGGGTATGGACTGCTAAAACTAGCCGATGTGGATCTTATCGAGAGAATTCGCGCTATGAGGCGAAATATCGCTTCAAGCCTTGGCTTTTTGATGCCAAAGATAAGGATTCGCGACAACCTTCAGCTTCCACCAAATGAGTACCGCTTTAAACTAAAAGGTATCATCATCGGTCAGGGTGAAATTTATGCGGATAAATTTCTAGCAATGGATAGCGGTCTTGTGAGTGAAGATATCGAGGGAATTCCAACAAAAGAGCCAGCTTTTGGACTAGATGCACTTTGGATCGATGCTAGTGTGAAAGAGGACGCCATCCTTAGTGGCTACACGATAGTTGACCCTGCAAGCGTCATCTCAACGCATATGAGTGAGCTTATAAAGCAAAACGCAGCTGAGCTTCTAACTCGCCAAGAGACGCAAAATTTACTAGACAAACTAAAGATCGACTACCCAGTTGTGGTAGAGGATACGCTAAGAATCGCACCTATAAATTTGATCCAAAAGGTCTTAAAAACGCTGCTTAAAGATAATATCCCAATCAAAGACCTGCTTAGCATACTTGAGGCCATTAGTGATATCGCCGAGGTTAGTAAAAATTTAGACATGATCATCGAGCATGTTCGTGCAGCACTCTCACGTGTTATTACCTCTCTTTATGTCGATGAAAAGGGACAGTTAAATTTTTACATTTTAGATAGTGCGGTCCAGCAAAAGCTCATGGATGCGGTGCAGTATAAAGACGGCGCATACCACCTGATGATAAATGTAGCTCAGACATCGTCTATCGTGCAGGCTCTAAGGCGTGAAAAAGAGAAGCGTCCGATGAGCCAGCACGGTGAAATTGTACTTTGCGTGGAGCCAAGCTTGCGCAAATTTATAGCAAATATCTGTGCAAATTTTGCCATCGACATAGTGGTGCTAAGTTTTGCTGAGATCTCTGCAAATACGCCATTTGAAACAGTTGGCGTCATAGAAATAGAAAATATATAA
- a CDS encoding RrF2 family transcriptional regulator, which yields MLFTKASEYALLSLILISQKSSPVDVDTISNELKISKSFLAKILQNLAKDGILKSFKGANGGFALNNEPENLSIKKIIECAEKRELNVFECSSSADGCPSNKASSCQIWSMFSGLQSKIDEMLDAIKLSDIVKK from the coding sequence ATGCTTTTTACAAAGGCAAGCGAATACGCTCTACTTTCACTTATTTTAATATCTCAAAAATCATCTCCAGTTGATGTTGATACGATCTCAAATGAACTTAAAATTTCAAAAAGCTTTTTAGCCAAAATTTTACAAAATCTTGCAAAAGATGGAATTTTAAAGTCGTTTAAAGGGGCAAATGGCGGTTTCGCGCTAAATAACGAACCTGAAAATTTAAGCATAAAAAAGATAATAGAGTGCGCTGAAAAACGTGAACTTAACGTCTTTGAGTGCTCATCTTCTGCAGATGGCTGCCCGTCAAACAAAGCCTCAAGCTGTCAAATTTGGTCTATGTTTAGCGGCCTTCAAAGCAAGATCGACGAGATGCTTGATGCGATAAAACTAAGCGACATCGTTAAGAAGTAA
- the rpsO gene encoding 30S ribosomal protein S15: protein MALDSAKKAQIVAKFARKEGDTGSPEVQIALLTARITELTEHLKIFKKDFSSRLGLLKLVGQRKRLLKYLKNKDYSTYSKIISELGLRDK from the coding sequence ATGGCTTTGGATTCGGCTAAAAAAGCTCAAATAGTTGCGAAATTCGCTAGAAAAGAGGGAGATACAGGCTCTCCAGAAGTTCAAATAGCTCTTTTAACAGCTAGAATAACTGAACTTACAGAACACCTTAAAATTTTCAAAAAAGACTTTTCATCACGCTTAGGTCTTTTAAAGCTAGTTGGTCAAAGAAAAAGACTTTTAAAGTATCTTAAAAACAAAGACTACTCTACATATTCAAAAATAATCTCTGAGCTTGGCTTAAGAGATAAATAA
- the fdhF gene encoding formate dehydrogenase subunit alpha — protein sequence MKEGKVICPYCGTGCQVTLHVENNVVRAATGVEDNPVNQGNLCLKGFYGWDYVASPDRLTKPLIRKKNGIFSKDGEFEEASWDEALNLVVEKMKEAKEKYGPDALAGNFSARCTLEDNYVAQKLMRAVIGTNNVDHCARIUHAPTVAGLAKTIGNGAATNSFTEIGTYSNCILMIGSNPENGHPIAAMHIQRALNRGAKLIVIDPIKTEFASRADIHLQLEPEHNIPVINALLYTIIEEGLVNEEFVRDHTIGIEYVKEAVKDYAPEVVAKYTRLNPEDIRAAARMYATTKPAVITHGMGVTHFNHGVGGVCDVSNLFLITGNICELGTGDLPLRGQENVQGCCDMGVLPNIFPNLGSVTDPEQRAWFEKMWHLEPGFLNSKIGIHKTEVPDAILDGRVHFFWTIGENPVISEPNTNHFLKGIANVDFYVVQDLFLTETALKADVVLPGVASSEKEGLYTNAERRVQHNEAVITPPGDARQDWWIVCEIARRMGATEGFNYNSPEEIWEEVRKCDPRRYGGMSYYRIKKYHGLHWPCPTEDNMGGQSLYLDKKFFTPDGKGRFVPCLFVDSADEIEPAKLEFAKKMNMSPEYPIMAGSVDEKTDAEYPIQLLTTRKVYQYTVGTMTRRSKAIEEGGDSIGPIAEMSPSLAVRYDIKQGDFIKAWSRHGYIVVKAEVTDIVPDGIIQMTFHYWESSCNELTSSGWDYISKTPTFKAAIQIKKIDEEEFLRVRELKREKFQTSKIIYDDFHHHGNVAINE from the coding sequence ATGAAAGAAGGCAAAGTCATCTGTCCTTATTGCGGGACAGGCTGTCAAGTAACCTTGCACGTGGAAAACAACGTCGTTCGTGCCGCTACTGGCGTCGAAGACAATCCAGTCAATCAAGGAAATTTATGTTTAAAAGGCTTTTATGGCTGGGACTACGTTGCAAGTCCAGATAGACTTACAAAGCCGCTTATTAGAAAGAAAAATGGGATCTTTTCAAAAGATGGTGAATTTGAAGAGGCAAGCTGGGACGAGGCGCTTAATCTTGTCGTAGAAAAGATGAAAGAAGCCAAAGAGAAATACGGCCCAGACGCATTAGCTGGAAATTTCTCAGCACGTTGCACACTTGAGGACAACTACGTTGCTCAAAAACTAATGCGCGCTGTAATTGGTACAAATAACGTCGACCACTGCGCTAGAATTTGACACGCTCCGACAGTAGCAGGACTTGCTAAAACAATCGGAAACGGAGCTGCCACAAATAGCTTTACAGAGATTGGCACTTATAGTAACTGCATATTAATGATAGGCTCAAACCCAGAAAATGGTCACCCAATCGCAGCTATGCACATTCAAAGAGCGCTAAACCGCGGTGCAAAACTGATCGTTATCGACCCTATTAAGACTGAGTTTGCAAGTAGAGCCGACATCCACTTGCAGCTAGAGCCAGAGCACAACATCCCAGTTATTAATGCACTTCTTTACACTATCATCGAAGAAGGCCTTGTAAATGAGGAATTTGTAAGAGATCACACAATAGGCATCGAGTATGTCAAAGAAGCCGTAAAAGACTATGCTCCAGAGGTTGTAGCTAAATACACAAGGCTAAATCCAGAGGATATCAGAGCAGCTGCTAGAATGTATGCCACCACAAAACCGGCCGTCATCACTCACGGCATGGGCGTAACTCACTTTAACCACGGCGTTGGCGGAGTTTGCGACGTATCAAATTTATTCTTAATCACTGGTAACATCTGCGAGCTTGGCACAGGCGACTTGCCGCTTAGAGGTCAAGAGAACGTTCAAGGCTGCTGCGATATGGGCGTTTTGCCAAATATCTTTCCAAATCTTGGCTCAGTCACCGACCCAGAGCAAAGAGCTTGGTTTGAGAAAATGTGGCACCTTGAGCCTGGATTTTTAAACTCAAAGATAGGCATCCACAAGACTGAAGTGCCTGATGCGATACTTGATGGCAGAGTGCATTTCTTTTGGACTATCGGCGAAAACCCAGTTATCTCTGAGCCAAATACAAACCACTTTTTAAAAGGCATCGCAAATGTCGATTTCTACGTGGTTCAAGACCTATTTTTGACTGAAACTGCCCTAAAAGCTGACGTCGTGCTTCCAGGCGTTGCAAGTAGCGAAAAAGAGGGCTTATACACCAACGCAGAGCGCCGGGTACAGCACAACGAAGCGGTTATCACACCTCCAGGCGATGCTAGACAAGACTGGTGGATCGTTTGTGAGATCGCACGTCGTATGGGTGCAACTGAGGGCTTTAACTACAACTCACCAGAAGAAATTTGGGAAGAAGTCAGAAAATGCGACCCTAGACGCTATGGTGGCATGAGCTACTACCGCATCAAAAAATATCACGGTCTTCACTGGCCATGCCCAACAGAAGATAACATGGGCGGTCAAAGCTTGTATCTTGATAAGAAATTTTTCACACCTGATGGCAAAGGTCGCTTTGTACCATGCCTATTTGTGGACAGTGCCGACGAGATCGAGCCAGCGAAACTTGAGTTTGCTAAGAAGATGAATATGTCACCTGAGTATCCTATCATGGCTGGCTCAGTTGATGAGAAAACCGACGCTGAGTATCCGATACAGCTTCTAACTACTAGAAAGGTCTATCAATACACCGTTGGCACCATGACAAGGCGCTCAAAAGCGATCGAAGAAGGCGGCGACAGCATCGGACCTATCGCTGAGATGAGCCCGTCGCTTGCCGTAAGATACGACATAAAGCAAGGCGACTTCATCAAAGCGTGGAGCAGACACGGCTACATCGTCGTAAAAGCCGAGGTTACAGACATAGTGCCTGATGGTATCATACAGATGACTTTTCACTACTGGGAGAGCTCATGCAACGAGCTAACAAGCAGTGGCTGGGACTACATCAGTAAGACTCCGACATTTAAAGCAGCTATTCAGATCAAAAAGATCGATGAAGAGGAATTTTTAAGAGTTCGCGAGCTAAAACGCGAGAAATTCCAAACTTCAAAGATCATCTATGATGACTTCCACCACCACGGAAATGTGGCGATAAATGAGTAA
- the cmoA gene encoding carboxy-S-adenosyl-L-methionine synthase CmoA — protein MRDEIFKEPISKQFEFDDFVASVFDDMISRSVPFYDVSSNLNAKLLAKILPKDASVCDLGCSTANSLLLLNNLRNDLVLSGVDNSEAMLANAKNKAKAYGAKIKFLLDDILKCELAGFDAVLANYTLQFIRPPKRADLVQKIYNGLNENGVFLFSEKIIFEDKKLTKSVIEIYEDYKQAQGYSRYEIAQKREALENVLVPYTEEENRSLALNTGFKRVESTFKWGNFMSFLAFK, from the coding sequence ATGAGAGATGAAATTTTTAAAGAGCCTATAAGTAAGCAGTTTGAATTTGATGACTTTGTGGCGAGCGTTTTTGATGATATGATCTCGCGCTCGGTGCCATTTTACGACGTTAGTTCAAATTTAAACGCAAAACTGCTAGCTAAAATTTTGCCAAAAGATGCAAGTGTATGCGACCTTGGCTGCTCTACGGCAAATAGCCTGCTTTTGCTAAACAACCTTAGAAACGACCTCGTGCTAAGCGGTGTGGATAACTCTGAAGCTATGCTAGCAAATGCTAAAAACAAGGCAAAGGCATATGGAGCAAAGATAAAATTTTTGCTTGATGATATTTTAAAGTGTGAGCTAGCGGGCTTTGATGCAGTTTTGGCAAACTATACTTTGCAGTTTATCAGACCGCCAAAAAGGGCTGACCTAGTGCAAAAAATTTATAACGGACTAAATGAAAATGGAGTTTTTTTGTTTAGTGAAAAGATCATCTTTGAAGATAAAAAACTTACTAAAAGTGTCATAGAAATTTATGAAGACTACAAGCAGGCGCAAGGCTACTCACGCTACGAGATCGCTCAAAAGAGAGAGGCGCTTGAAAATGTGCTGGTGCCATACACCGAAGAAGAAAATAGAAGCTTAGCCCTAAACACTGGCTTTAAGCGAGTCGAGAGCACATTTAAGTGGGGAAATTTTATGAGTTTTTTGGCGTTTAAATAA
- a CDS encoding bifunctional riboflavin kinase/FAD synthetase — protein MPNFSTLLTKDNITAVAIGHFDGVHRGHKQLLKQLGEFGGLVVIDKNKANITPKLKRAEYSNYPCFLYDFDTIKGLSGEEFIALLKHDFKNLKKIVVGFDFRFGRNRAWDKHDLKRIFDGEVVVVDEVCYDGMGVHSSSIRELIRQGNIEEANRLIGREYSIEGNVIKGQGIGAKELVATLNLEIKSYLLPREGVYATRTRMGSYTYGSVTFIGNRLSTDGNFSVETHILDEVAPKVTKHVAVCFIKRLRDNKKFNNLSELKEQIKRDINEARQCVGVCDLFFGETMRYFDGYGAGI, from the coding sequence ATGCCGAATTTTTCTACGCTTTTAACAAAAGATAATATCACTGCCGTTGCGATCGGGCATTTTGACGGCGTGCATAGAGGGCATAAACAGCTTTTAAAGCAGCTAGGCGAGTTTGGCGGACTTGTCGTGATCGATAAGAATAAAGCCAACATCACGCCAAAGCTAAAGCGAGCGGAGTACTCAAATTATCCTTGCTTTTTGTATGATTTTGATACCATTAAAGGGCTTAGCGGTGAGGAATTTATTGCACTGCTAAAACATGATTTTAAAAATTTAAAAAAGATCGTTGTTGGCTTTGATTTTAGATTTGGCAGAAATAGAGCATGGGACAAGCACGATTTGAAAAGAATTTTTGATGGTGAGGTGGTCGTCGTTGACGAGGTTTGTTATGACGGTATGGGCGTGCATAGCTCATCCATCAGAGAGCTGATACGCCAAGGCAACATCGAAGAGGCAAACAGGCTAATAGGCAGGGAGTACTCGATCGAGGGCAACGTGATAAAAGGGCAGGGCATCGGCGCAAAAGAGCTGGTTGCTACGCTAAATTTAGAGATAAAAAGCTATCTTTTGCCGCGCGAGGGCGTCTATGCGACAAGAACTAGGATGGGCTCATATACCTACGGCTCGGTCACATTTATAGGCAATAGGCTTAGCACGGACGGAAATTTTAGCGTCGAGACGCACATCTTAGACGAGGTAGCGCCAAAAGTGACGAAGCACGTTGCCGTTTGCTTCATAAAACGTTTGCGCGATAATAAGAAATTTAATAATCTTAGCGAGCTAAAAGAGCAGATAAAACGCGATATAAACGAGGCTAGACAGTGCGTGGGCGTGTGCGATCTCTTTTTTGGAGAGACGATGAGATACTTTGACGGATATGGAGCTGGTATATGA
- a CDS encoding TlyA family RNA methyltransferase: protein MRFDNYVASVLNISRNKASELIKSGKVLTNGEICTKVSSEVSEAKISLLDEIYVGRGALKLKSFLETVKFDLTGKNALDIGSSTGGFMQILLERGVKSVTGVDVGTDQLDASLRSDERVKIYEKTDIREFAKQEQDKFDLITCDVSFISLAEILPAIGDLASTNSLIITLFKPQFEVGVGVKRNKKGVVTDMKAINLAMKRFEVMANSLGFKMIACKECEVKGKEGNAEFFYAFNKR from the coding sequence TTGAGGTTTGATAACTATGTCGCAAGCGTTTTAAATATCAGTAGAAACAAGGCGAGCGAGCTAATTAAATCTGGCAAGGTGCTAACAAATGGCGAAATTTGCACCAAGGTTTCAAGCGAGGTTAGTGAGGCTAAAATTTCGCTGCTTGATGAAATTTATGTTGGGCGAGGGGCACTTAAGCTAAAAAGCTTTTTGGAGACGGTGAAATTTGATCTAACTGGCAAAAATGCGCTTGATATCGGCAGCTCAACTGGCGGCTTTATGCAAATTTTACTTGAGCGTGGCGTAAAGAGCGTAACAGGCGTTGATGTTGGCACTGATCAGTTAGATGCCAGTCTAAGAAGTGATGAGCGAGTAAAAATTTATGAAAAGACCGATATCAGAGAGTTTGCTAAGCAAGAGCAAGATAAATTTGATCTAATAACTTGCGATGTTAGCTTTATCTCGTTGGCTGAAATTTTGCCAGCCATAGGCGATTTAGCAAGCACAAATTCGCTCATCATCACACTCTTTAAGCCACAATTTGAAGTGGGCGTCGGTGTAAAACGAAATAAAAAAGGCGTCGTCACTGATATGAAAGCTATAAATTTAGCGATGAAGAGATTTGAAGTGATGGCTAATAGCTTAGGATTTAAAATGATAGCTTGCAAAGAGTGCGAAGTAAAAGGGAAAGAGGGAAATGCCGAATTTTTCTACGCTTTTAACAAAAGATAA